GGAAGGCATGGAAATGCAGCACCATTATCACACCTTCGGCGCAAAAGAGGGCAACCATTATGTGAGCCTGAAAGCCAGAACATTTAAAAAGGTATTGCTCCGTAATATTTATCCGGGCATAGACGTGGAATGCTATCTGAAGGAGAATAAGCAAGGCCTCAAGTATGATTTTATTGTTCATCCGGGTGCAGACCCCGGTTTGATCAGGATTATTTACCATAACGCGAACAAGATTACTGCACTGGAGAACGGCGACCGTTTTGTACAGACATCCCTGGGAAGTTTCACCGATCACGCCCCCCTGGTCTACTACCAGGACAACCGGAAGCTGCTTTCCTGCACCTACTCCGGAACTTCGGAGATGATCTTCTCTCTCGAAAAGTTTGACCCCTCGCGTACCCTCGTTATTGATCCATGGATCAGCAATCCTGCTTTTTCAGGTTACAATGCAGGGTATGATATCAATTACGATAACGCCGGGAATGTATATGTGCTGGGATCTTATAATCCTCTTCAGCTGGCCAGATTCGACAACACCGGCGCCTTGCAGTGGGTTTACAATATGATGGGAGGGTATTATGCCTATGGAGATTTTGCAGTTGACGAGAATACCGGTTTCTCTTACATCGCGGAAGGGAAGACCGGCCCTACGCTGATGCACAAGGTGGATCCTGCAGGGGCGCTGGTGCTCCAGAACGCGAGTACAAGTACCGAAATGTGGAGAATGGAATTTAACCGCGTTACCAATGAATTTTTAATTGGAGGGGTGGGAAATACGGTTGAAATCATGGATGTGAACCTGAATTTTACCCCGGTGAATATTACGGCCGGCGTGATGAACGACAACACACTGATGTGCATTGATAATTGCACCAATGCCAATGATCTTTATGTGGCAGGCAACTCCGGAGAGATGGCAAAGGTTCCCGCCAATACTCTTGCACCTACTGCATGGAACGGGAACAACGGATATACATTCGCCTACGCCGGATGCAGGAATGTGGGCGGCTGGATTTTCCCGGTGATGGGATATAACGGAATGGCCGTAAGCGCAAACTGGCTGTATACTTTCGATGGTGCCGTGCTGAAAAAGTGGGACAAGAACACAGGTGCCTTTATCACCTCTGTCAATGTGACCGGCACTCCGTACCAGGAAGGCGGATTAACCACGGATCGTTGCAACAATGTGTATGCAGGAGCTAACAATCAGGTGAACGTGTATGATCCCAACCTAACGCTGCTTACTACAATCGCACTCCCCGATACAGTGTACGATCTTAAACTGGGGCTGAACAACTTGCTGTACGCTACCGGAAAGAATTTTGTTGCGGAGATCCAGCTGCCTCCCAGCCTGGCTGTTGTGCTTACCCTTGCCCAAACTCCTTCTTCATGCACCACTTGCAACGGAACCGCATCTGTAACGGTGAGTAACTCCTGCCTGGCTGCCTCCTACCTCTGGAGTCCGGGTGGGCAAACTACTTCTTCCGCCACCGGATTATGTGCTGGCTTGTATACTGTAACGGTTACCAATGCCTGCGGCGATACTTATTCTGATACCGTTACCGTACAAGGCCCGCCTTTGCTTTCGCTCAGTACCTCCCAGCAGAATGTTTTATGTTTCGGGCAAAATAACGGCACCGCTACTGCACTGCCAGCAGGCTCATCTCCCTTTACGTATCTCTGGAGTAATGCGCAAACAGGTGCCACCGCCACCGGACTCGCAGGCGGAACTTATACCGTTACGGTAACAGATGCCAACGGCTGTACGCTTACCGCAACGGTGACCATCACGCAGCCGGCCTCAGCCCTGAGCGCTAACCCCGTTGTTGTTTCTGCTACCTGCGGAAACAACAACGGGAGTATCACAGGGAACGCCGGAGGAGGAACCCCCGGATATATTTACCAATGGTCACCCTCCGGCGGTACCAATGCCAATGCGAGCGGACTGTCTGCCGGCACGTACACACTAACAGTAACCGA
This genomic window from Bacteroidia bacterium contains:
- a CDS encoding gliding motility-associated C-terminal domain-containing protein, which encodes MKSFFALLFLSHCFWASAQSVSWSQDPFEQPVFTENAGQWNDLIPGQRVLFQTRNLGMDIYVTDKGIVYRHDRVVPLSSEEKEKRWKDSPSREFKMKNGHWSDFKLLPEFVRIEWKGAGAGVEAEGMEMQHHYHTFGAKEGNHYVSLKARTFKKVLLRNIYPGIDVECYLKENKQGLKYDFIVHPGADPGLIRIIYHNANKITALENGDRFVQTSLGSFTDHAPLVYYQDNRKLLSCTYSGTSEMIFSLEKFDPSRTLVIDPWISNPAFSGYNAGYDINYDNAGNVYVLGSYNPLQLARFDNTGALQWVYNMMGGYYAYGDFAVDENTGFSYIAEGKTGPTLMHKVDPAGALVLQNASTSTEMWRMEFNRVTNEFLIGGVGNTVEIMDVNLNFTPVNITAGVMNDNTLMCIDNCTNANDLYVAGNSGEMAKVPANTLAPTAWNGNNGYTFAYAGCRNVGGWIFPVMGYNGMAVSANWLYTFDGAVLKKWDKNTGAFITSVNVTGTPYQEGGLTTDRCNNVYAGANNQVNVYDPNLTLLTTIALPDTVYDLKLGLNNLLYATGKNFVAEIQLPPSLAVVLTLAQTPSSCTTCNGTASVTVSNSCLAASYLWSPGGQTTSSATGLCAGLYTVTVTNACGDTYSDTVTVQGPPLLSLSTSQQNVLCFGQNNGTATALPAGSSPFTYLWSNAQTGATATGLAGGTYTVTVTDANGCTLTATVTITQPASALSANPVVVSATCGNNNGSITGNAGGGTPGYIYQWSPSGGTNANASGLSAGTYTLTVTDANGCSVTATATVTTSSVPALTLSNVDVTCNGGNNGSATATATGNGPFTYAWLPSGGSNAAATGLSAGIYTCTVTDANGCTVSQTVSITQPAPMSVSASATLTTIGQGGASQLTVVGGITWLWNPAAGLSCTTCQSPVASPTVTTTYCVTATDAGGCTASACVTISVDVPCGTEILETLMPTAFSPNNDGRNDELCVPQNLCIESFNLKIYDRWGEKVFETENIADCWDGKYKGKELNTTAFVYHFVATLSNGEQFEQKGNITLVR